From Malaya genurostris strain Urasoe2022 chromosome 2, Malgen_1.1, whole genome shotgun sequence:
taacgctagcaaaatcaaaggtagctatgattcgatcgaaccacattcgatcgaaaaatcaatacgtcgttattcagaataagggcgaataccaaagcaaagtcttggcattacattcctttggtggaatttggcctttctgtttcaacagacttcgcagccgattctttgtgtacagaatcattgcatggctagtactatggatcctactgacactgagaatccttccaggtcggggctcgaacatacgacaactggcttgtaagaccagcgtcctatgcattgaaccgccaacccgggacattacATTACCAACATTACAACTTTTaccaaaaacttttacataacataaGGGGTTATggttaccgatagtaaatagttcgcgcaattCAACATAGGTGGAGCAAGTGCCCCCCGAAAATGTAGTTTTAGAAGACTTTACTCATAGTTTCATGCCTGATAGTCTGTGACAGTAATGTGCAAGCAATAGAGAAACGGATGAAAACTTtacgaaatttatttgaaaattttcaaattgcggTTTTTTCGGCTAAAGTTTGACGTTACCTTTTcagattttttgtgaaattttgcttcaaatacTATTTTTTGGTTCTAATAACATCCCCGTGGAAAGGAactgtaaccgtttatacatttataCAAAttaccaattacggctcggcaagcaagtttttttttcgaagattattcatttgtgataaatttaattgcgaaaacttgAGCGTTTCCGGTTTTTCGAAATtctgtctagtttttgaataattgatcaaaaacgcgaagcGCCCAGTCCGCTACATATTACCTTAAACATTTACATTTTACTAGAACACGACGGCATGTAGCAAaacttatgttgatacgttatatacaacaagagatattcacgattaaaaatttatcactctctcagagggtaaattttcaaAGGCGTTCCATAGTCAAAATTTCATAACATGAAACTGTAACGAAATTACCCCAGATGTGATAACTTTTGCTCTGTtagagtattttctctaattcgtTCACGAAACGTATGGAAGAAAGTGTAAGATTGCTGTGAATACCCTGTTTATTACGTTGTTAAAACGTTGTTAAAATAGTGAAAAATTGGTTCCAATAGGCtttgttgcacgtttgctagcttcagtctatgataatccatgaacggaaaCACATCGAGTGCGCATTACTTCATTTACGTCAAGACAATTGAACTACatccggcattattcaactggtgcttcagtcagtgACAAATGTTACgctccgttcctcaagcctcgactttcaataaatgaattgtgacAAATACGAATACAAAGTCTTTGCCtcgtctctaagaagcaataacgcatagcagtagttcggaaattgttcaatactgctgttttagcgaagcaaaatgctccaaatttcatgttacttctgaagttaatctatcaaacagagataacagatctcactataactaatggttctcgtatatgaaatgactaatggatttgagatgaataagGTTACCGATACCCAacttctatctcttctaatggttgatcgttagtcctgagctgaaccggtggcctttattaccattcttgcatgcacttattcttacatttcattcacacatcatctcacttatcaggtcccaaacgaaacatcctcacaatacaaactggatgaacatcgtttgacagctatcagtggtttgctcattggttaagtcattattatttcgttctattctacaatattctatctcattccacagtaatccattgtacacaaacctccaataaacgtcaaatatggactcgatttaccgttcatttgttgtcatcgtgtgaaacctttgtgggatacgttcactccacttaatttccacttcacactggtaataagggccgttagtatgaaaaaaaaaaccgcagttaagccctaccggcctctccaaccccggatgttggagcgtaatgcaatcaacatcttattcatttaaatcgttccatatcttattcatttaattcaattatgaagctaaacgcatatctttatcaaattgtaacgctaattgattgtatgtgatgatgtttgcaataccgtcaaaccATTTAACCAATGGGAGGGAAACTGTGAAATTATTGCTAAAGCTTCAATCTCTCATGAAACATATTAGAGGAAAGTTGCTGCTATTAAAAAGCATAACGATCTTCAATACTATAAACATCCCGTCTCTGATTGGTGGTCATCAAATCACGTGTTGGAGCATCTTGTATACCACTATAAATTCTATTCTGAGAACGctggattttattttatttatacccggttttaagaaaATCGATGTAGAAGGTTGCCGCTCGTTGCACGCTGTTTTACCATTTATATCCCCTACCTATAGTACTACAACATGGGAACAGCGATTCATTATCATTTTCTACAGTATACGATTGTATCTCTCAACTAGAGTTGCTGCACTTCTGATAGTTGTTTGAATATTCCATCAGTTCTGAGCCGAAACTGCATAATTGTTTTCCTCGAATAATTTtttgagtaaaattttattCATCCTAATTCTGGAAAAGTATGGCTTAACTATCGATCTTATTTAGTCCAGGGCATCTCCCATCACTTGACCTGAGAGCGTTGATGATTTTTTTGGTGTTCCAGCATAAAGCGTCTTGTGATGAATCCCGCACTGCAGTGCGAACATTTGTAAGGTTTCTCGCCTAAGGTTGAATTATTACAGAATCAACTACTCATTACATGAATCAAATCAGATCACCTACCCGTGTGGGACAGCTCATGTCTCATGCGGTTCGAGAAATCCGCAAATGATTTATCACAGTACCTAGAAAACAATGTCAAACGAGTGGTTTAAAAATCCTCCTAACGAAATAGATCTTTCACACTCACCTGCAAGAGTAAGGCCGTTCTCCAGTGTGCGTTCGCAAATGGTACAGCATTTTGGCTTTCACGCGAAACCGTTTCTCACACATTTCGCATTTGAACGGCAGTTGGCCAGGTTCGTGAATGATCATGTGCGACTGCATCGCTCGCTTACGCTTGAAAGACACACCACAAACAGAGCACATAAACGGTTTCTCGTTGCTATGCTTCACGTGATGTCGCTTGAGACCTAAAAttacccaattttttaaacAGTTTCTCACAGTCAAAAACACCAGACATCGAACTAACTTTGCTTGTCGCCGAATGCTTTGGAGCAAATTTCACACTGAAATGGTTTCTCTTTGGTGTGGCTTCGTTCGTGTATCGTCAATGAGGACAGACTGGGAAATTTGGCACCACACAGTGTGCAAACATTTTTCGATGGCATGTACTTAAATCTTAGATGCCGTTGCAAACACTCGCCATCCTTGAACCGTTTGAAGCAAACCGAACACTCGACCGGTTTTCCTTCGTTGTACGCCAAGGTAGCTTCCACTTTGTTCGCCTTGTGGACGGAGTGAGCATGAGCCTGCAGTTGTTCGTCGGTTTCGAAAAACTCCACACATCCCAAGGCGCAACATAGTCTGCCATATTTCTCCATCAGTTCCTCAAGGGTTGGTGGGGTTTTCTCCGTTTTTGACGAACGTTTTTTCAAATGACTTCGAGCATGCTTTCGCCTTCGGTGGTGATCGGAAATCTTAACACCACACTTTTTACACTGATAAATTTTGCACAGATTTTCCATTCTTCGGTTATGCGCTCTGACCGCAGTTTCCGATGAATATTTGCGGTTGCATAGCGTgcattgaaattttttattcgaattGGTAAGACCATCAGTATGAATTTTATTCACATGCGATTCCAAAGCTGCGTTATTTTCAAATTGCTCCAAACACGAGCAGCATAAGGATTTTCCTCTATCAATATGAATTATCTGATAAGTTTCGCTTTCCAACTCATCCATATTATCATCGTTACTAATCGTGTCTTCCGCTTCGATTTCGTTTGAACTAATTTCCTGTTCAACCTCCGAGTCGCTATTGTCAGCCGACATCGATTTAGCATCATCATCCAAGTCATCGGCTGAAGCATTCAGagcaactttttcaaatattggcTCACAAGCATTCTCATTTTCTGCTTCCTGTTCACTTTGGAATAGTTTTCGCAGTGCTTGATCCGAGGTTCTAGCTTTTCTGATAAAACGAACGAAATTCTCTAGCTGTGTTAAACATGCTGTGCAAATGTTTTCCGGAAGACCGTCATTTTCTGTgatctatgaaaaaaaattgctattattttcaaatatcaGATTATGAATATAGCTGCTTGGCCCCATGCTCCCCCCGAGTTTGTTTACCATTACAGAAGTGCAGTCTTGTATGATTCGAGCGATAAGCACATCTTCAAACTGAGCGAACACAGACACTAAACTCGCACTGTTTGCCATGCAGATTCGGCAGATATCGGAGCGCAATGGTTTCGGTTCGAGTCGCGAGGCCATTATCCTTGCAGAATATGTAGTTATAAATGTTCACTACGGTTCAAAACTGGTGGAGAAAACTACGAGGAAGATGCCGATTGTGTTGATGCATTTTTGTTATTTCGACAGTTCACTTGACAGCAATGAAGCATGTTTACTCAACATCACGTAGGTAGGCCTGTTCAGTCCCAAATACAATCTTATGtcgtttcgcttgatgccaaacctaaccccgtttccactctaactgctgtcaaaccgtttgtttgaacccagttttttttaaataactttattggaatatgagttgaaattaaattattaagatttaaattgaatgttcagtcacaagtggtgacttttcagccct
This genomic window contains:
- the LOC131431780 gene encoding zinc finger protein OZF-like; this encodes MASRLEPKPLRSDICRICMANSASLVSVFAQFEDVLIARIIQDCTSVMITENDGLPENICTACLTQLENFVRFIRKARTSDQALRKLFQSEQEAENENACEPIFEKVALNASADDLDDDAKSMSADNSDSEVEQEISSNEIEAEDTISNDDNMDELESETYQIIHIDRGKSLCCSCLEQFENNAALESHVNKIHTDGLTNSNKKFQCTLCNRKYSSETAVRAHNRRMENLCKIYQCKKCGVKISDHHRRRKHARSHLKKRSSKTEKTPPTLEELMEKYGRLCCALGCVEFFETDEQLQAHAHSVHKANKVEATLAYNEGKPVECSVCFKRFKDGECLQRHLRFKYMPSKNVCTLCGAKFPSLSSLTIHERSHTKEKPFQCEICSKAFGDKQSLKRHHVKHSNEKPFMCSVCGVSFKRKRAMQSHMIIHEPGQLPFKCEMCEKRFRVKAKMLYHLRTHTGERPYSCRYCDKSFADFSNRMRHELSHTGEKPYKCSHCSAGFITRRFMLEHQKNHQRSQVK